The DNA region GCTGGTGCTGTTCGGACTGTTCGGGCTGCAGCCGCTCGTCTGGTTCGGTGTGGTGGACGAGGTCGGGTTCGGCAACATCTGGTGGGAGGCCCTGTACCGGGTCTGCGTCAGCCCCGCGATGCTCTGGGGCCCGATCACCATCGCCCTCGGCATCGCGTACTACCGCCGCCGTACGGCTTGAATCTCCTGAGCGCAGGAAGTCGGACCGGCCGACTTCCTGCGCCGCTGCGTTCAGTTCGTCCGGTAGTACTCGCCGACCGCCGTGAAGGCCTCCTTCGGCTCCCAGGGGAGGCCGGCGAACCTGCTCCCCGGGCGGTCCTCGTACACCTTGACGACGCCGTAGCTCGCCAGGTCGAGGTCCTCGCGCGGATCGCCGTTCGGGCGGTGGACGAAGTCGTAGAGCGCGAAGGTGAACACGAAGGCGGCCTCGATCCCGCCGGCGTCGAAGGACGTCAGCAGTTCGCGCAGGTAGGCGGCCTGGCCGGGCTCGTCGCGCTGGTGGCCGCCGTCGAGGCGCACCGGGCCGTCGGGGCCGTACTCGACCACCGACAGGCCGAGCGCGCCCCGGTCGCCCGCGCCGCGGTAGGTGGCGGAGCCGAACTCGGTGATGGCGACCGGCTTGCCCTGGGCGGTCAGGTCGCGGACGCCGTCGGCGAAGCGGTCGGCGGTCTCGGCGGAGCGGTAGAGGTCGAGGGAGATGACGTCGAAGGGCGTCCAGTCGACCCGGACGCCCTGGAGTTGCTGCGCCAGGCGAACCGGCACTGGAGCTCCCCGCTCGGCGGGGTGCTGCGCGAACCGCTGGCCGCCGCGGGCGGTGCGACGGAGTTCCTGGCGCAGTTGCAGGACCAGTCCGGCGACGCGGCGGCGGCCCCCTGGCTCACCGTGCTGGGCCGGGCCGTCGCCCGCGGCGAGGCGGCGCCCGAGGTGCTGCACCCGCGGGTGGCGACGGTGGCGGTGGTGCTGCTGCGCAACGAGTTCGTGGTGCGCGGGGTGCCGAGCGCGCCCGACGACGTGCTGGTGGAGATCGTCGACGAGGTGTACCTGCCGCTGGTGCGGCGCCGGGGCGCTAGCTGACCCGGTTGCCCTCGGTCAGGGTGGCGGCGAGGCGCTCGGCGACGGCCGCGTCCAGTGGGCCGTGGCCGAGCAGGAAGCGGTACCAGAACACCCCGTAGACCTGGTCCACGATCAGGTCCAGGTCGGCGTCGCCGGCCAGTTCGCCGCGCTCCCGGCCCCGGGCGAGGAGCTCGTGCAGGGCGGTGCGCCGGGTGGCGGTGAAGGTGCGCATCAGTTCGGCCAGGTGCGGGTCGCGGGCGGCCTCGCGGGCGACGGTGCGCAGCGCGGAGGCGGTGGTGCCGCGCTGGGCGGCGTCGAAGGTGGTCTCGATGAAGGCGCGCAGGTCGGTGCGCAGGGCGCCGGTGTCGGGCTGGTCGGAGACGTCCTGGTCGGCGCGGTCGGTGAGGGCGTCCAGCAGGACGGCGCCCTTGGAGGGCCACCAGCGGTAGACGGTCTGCTTGCCGACGCCGGCCGTGCGGGCGATGGCGTCGATGGTGACGGGCGTGCCGTCGGAGTCGGCGAGCAGCCGCAGGGCCGCGTCCAGGATCGCCCGGTGGGCCGCCTCGTTGCGGCGGCGGCCGGTGTGCGGCCGGGTGGAGGGGCCCTGTTCGGCGTGGGTGTCGGTCTCGCTCATCGTGGTGTCCCTTTCTTTCGGCCGCCCTTGACAAGACTAACAGTCTCGGCAACCATCATTACCGGAACCAGCGGTCTCGACAAGCACTCGAAAAGCCGGAAGGGCCAGAACCATGAGCACTGCATCGAACCTCTTCGCCGGTCAGCGCGTCGTCGTGATGGGCGGCAGCTCCGGCATCGGCGAGGCGGCCGCCACCGCATTCGCGGCGGACGGCGCCGAGGTCGTGATCACCGGCCGCGACCGCGAGAAGCTGGACGCCGCCGTCGCCCGGATCGGCGGCAAGGCCAGCGGCGCACAGCTGGACGCGACCGACCCGGCCGCCCTGGCCCGCTTCTTCACCGGGACCGGCACCGTCGACCACCTGGTCGTCGCGGTCAGCGGCGCGGCCGGCAGCGGCCCGTTCGCCCAGCTCGACCTCGCCGACCTCGCGCACGGCTTCGACGCCAAGTTCTGGCCGCAGGTCCGTGTCCTCCAGGCGGCCCTGCCGCACCTGCGCAAGGACGGCTCGGTCACCCTGATCACCGCCGCCTCCGCCCGCTCCGCCTTCCCCGGCACCGCCGGACTGGCCGCCATCAACGGCGCGCTGGAGGCGATGGTCCCGCCGCTGGCCGTCGAGCTCGCCCCGCTGCGGGTCAACGCCGTGTCGCCCGGCGTCATCGACACCCCGTGGTGGGACCGGGTTCCGGCCGAGCGGCGCACCGCCCTCTTCGACGGCCTCGCCGCCACCACCCCGGTCGGCCGGGTCGGCCGCCCCGAGGAGGTCGCCCGGGCGATCCACATGTTCGCGGCCAACACCTTCGTCACCGGCGTGGTGCTGGACTGCACCGGCGGAGCCAACCTGCCCACCGGCCGCTGAGCACCGCATGACGTACGGCCCGGCCCGGGGACTGCTCCCGGGCCGGGCGTTGTGGTGAATCCGTCACCCTCCGTCCGTCACCACTCCGCCACCCGGTAGTCCTTGAGGAACACCCCCGACAGCGGGTGGCCGGCCTCGCCGCGCACGATCGGGTCGTAGACCCGGGCCGCGCCGTCCACGATGTCCAGGGGGGTGCGGAAGCCGCGGGCGGCGATCCGGGTCTTCTTGGGCGCCGGGTTCTCGTCGGTGATCCAGCCGGTGTCGACGGCGCACATGTGCACGCCCTGCGGGGCGAGTTCGGCCGCGCTGGTGCGGGTGAGCATGTTGAGCGCGGCCTTGGCCATGTTGGTGTGGGGGTGGCGCGCGGTCTTG from Kitasatospora cathayae includes:
- a CDS encoding TetR/AcrR family transcriptional regulator, encoding MSETDTHAEQGPSTRPHTGRRRNEAAHRAILDAALRLLADSDGTPVTIDAIARTAGVGKQTVYRWWPSKGAVLLDALTDRADQDVSDQPDTGALRTDLRAFIETTFDAAQRGTTASALRTVAREAARDPHLAELMRTFTATRRTALHELLARGRERGELAGDADLDLIVDQVYGVFWYRFLLGHGPLDAAVAERLAATLTEGNRVS
- a CDS encoding TetR-like C-terminal domain-containing protein, which encodes MLRQANRHWSSPLGGVLREPLAAAGGATEFLAQLQDQSGDAAAAPWLTVLGRAVARGEAAPEVLHPRVATVAVVLLRNEFVVRGVPSAPDDVLVEIVDEVYLPLVRRRGAS
- a CDS encoding SDR family oxidoreductase, with the translated sequence MSTASNLFAGQRVVVMGGSSGIGEAAATAFAADGAEVVITGRDREKLDAAVARIGGKASGAQLDATDPAALARFFTGTGTVDHLVVAVSGAAGSGPFAQLDLADLAHGFDAKFWPQVRVLQAALPHLRKDGSVTLITAASARSAFPGTAGLAAINGALEAMVPPLAVELAPLRVNAVSPGVIDTPWWDRVPAERRTALFDGLAATTPVGRVGRPEEVARAIHMFAANTFVTGVVLDCTGGANLPTGR